From a region of the Daphnia pulicaria isolate SC F1-1A chromosome 1, SC_F0-13Bv2, whole genome shotgun sequence genome:
- the LOC124315528 gene encoding E3 ubiquitin-protein ligase TRIP12-like, with protein sequence MAETWTSGTAPKVCSNWEPFLSMRLHESVTIQDYSVEVLNLLRVLNGLSRYWGSLYDLDSYDPISTKDKFLHHHLTHKVNQHLKDFRMVTTGKLPSWIFQLADSCKFLFPLETRALIFHMATFDRERALQQLKVFSPDSVGARIADITGLLPTKQITVNRDFILDETKVAFDRMLKYDNSAISEVKFTDEVSSYFLLDCHYYLIDVFYFSGRTWGWSYKRVFFDFIERNSKVRSATMARRKELGLEDTEVAYVHSANGLFPLAIPYKVQVDKIIPSQFEYFHLLGKVLAKSAMDSRQVCNNSWYDSK encoded by the exons ATGGCTGAAACGTGGACTT CGGGAACCGCTCCCAAAGTGTGTTCAAACTGGGAACCCTTTCTCTCAATGCGACTTCATGAGTCCGTGACAATCCAAGATTATTCTGTGGAGGTTCTAAATCTTCTACGAGTATTAAATGGACTCAGTCGTTATTGGGGATCGTTGTACGATCTCGATAGTTACGACCCTATCTCAACTAAAGATAAGTTTCTTCACCACCATCTAACCCACAAGGTTAATCAACACCTCAAG GATTTTCGAATGGTTACCACCGGGAAATTACCGTCGTGGATCTTTCAATTGGCTGATTCGTGCAAGTTTCTGTTCCCGTTGGAGACACGAGCACTTATTTTCCACATGGCAACATTTGACCGTGAGCGTGCTTTGCAGCAACTCAAGGTCTTCAGTCCTGATTCGGTGGGAGCTAGGATCGCTGATATTACTGGCCTGCTTCCAACTAAGCAGATTACCGTAAATCgcgattttattttggacgAAACTAAAGTTGCATTTGACAGGATGTTGAAATATGACAATTCTGCAATTTCAGAAGTCAAATTTACAGACGAAGTGAGTagttattttttactggattgccattattatttaattgatgtattttatttttcaggaaGGACATGGGGTTGGTCCTACAAGAgagtttttttcgattttatcgaaagaaattcaaaggttCGATCTGCAACTATGGCGAGGAGAAAAGAACTCGGTTTGGAAGATACCGAAGTTGCCTACGTTCACAGTGCCAATGGCCTTTTTCCGTTGGCAATTCCATACAAAGTTCAGGTCGACAAGATCATTCCGTCACAGTTCGAATACTTCCATCTTTTAGGCAAAGTGCTTGCCAAATCGGCCATGGATTCAAGACAGGTATGTAATAATAGTTGGTACGATTCCAAGTAA